The Tolypothrix sp. PCC 7712 region TAGAACCACCGGCAGAGAGCAGAGTATCACAATTCAAGGCGCTTCTACCTTGAGCGAATCAGAAGTTAATCGCATGATTCAGGATGCTCAAAAATACGCCGATATTGACCGGGAACGCAAAGAAAGAGTAGAAAAGCGGACTCGTTCCGAAGCGTTAATTTTACAAGCCGAACGCCAACTGCGAGAAATCGCCCTAGAATTTGGGATGCAGTTCGCCCGCAGCCGTCGCCAACGCATCGACAATATTTGTCGCGAACTCAAAGACAGTTTACAGCAAGACGACGATCGCGGCATTGACCAAGCCTACGCTGACCTGCAAGATGCTTTGTATGAACTAAATCGCGAAGTCCGCCAGTACTATGCTGAGGACGAAGACGACGATTTATTTGGGACAATCCGCGACATCTTTACCGGTGGCGACAAAGAACGGGAACGCGATCGCGATTATTCCCGAGGAGATTCCTATTGGGATAATAATTCCTATGGCGGCGGGAATTCTGGTAGAGACTATAGCGGCAATTCTAGTAGAGACTACGGCAGAGACTCTAACAGAGACTATAGTGGCAATTCCGGTAGAGACTACAGTGGCAATTCCAGTAGAGACTCTAACAGAGACTACAGTGGCAATTCCGGTAGAGACTACAACAGAGATTCTAACCGCGGCTATGGCAGAGATAATCGTTCCTCCTCTGACAATCAGTCTAATCGGCGATCGCGCCCCAGCTACCAAGATAACTGGGATGATGATGATGATTGGCTGTAACTCCTAGCAAATGAAATTAATTCAAAATTCGGATTTGGTGATTGGTGATTGGTAATTTGTTATTAGTCAGCGTGAAGCAAAACAACAGCTGACAACTGACTGTATCCATTACCTATTACCAAAAACTACAATCTCAAATTTAAAGTTGAATAACTGAACTATGCAAAATTTGCAGAATTTTCGTGATTATTACGAGATTTTAGGAGTACCTAAAGAAGCCTCAAGCGAGGAAATTAAAAAGGTTTATCGGCGGTTAGCGCGACAGTATCACCCCGATCTCAACCCTGGAAACAAAGAAGCTGAGGAGAAATTTAAGGATATTGGCGAGGCTTATGAAATCCTTTCCGATACAGCCAAGCGCGCACAATATGACCAATTTAGCCGCTACTGGAAACAAAAAGGCTTTAATAAACAAACCCCCAAAGCTAAAACCTGGGGCGATAATCGCAATAACAATCGCAACAATCAAGAAGTAGATCCCAGTCAATTTCCTGATTTTGAAAGTTTTATTAATCAGGTGATTGGCGTAGGTAATGGTAAAAGCAGCAGAAATGGTGCAGCTAACAACACAAATAACGATCCATTTCGGGCGACTAAAAGCCGAGTTGAGTATACAGTCCCCAAAAGCCAACCACGCCCCGCCCGTCGGGATATTGAAGCTAGGTTAACCCTACCCCTAGAAAAAGCTTATGTAGGCGGTAATGAAAGAATTAGACTTGAGGATGGGCGATCGCTAGAAGTGAGTATGCCGCCTGGAATGGTCACAGGTCAAACTATCCGGCTACGAAACCAAGGTATTGGTGGCGGAGATTTATATTTAAAAATTACCGTCGAACCACATCCTTTGTTTAAGCTAGATGGTTCTAATATTTTCTGCCAAGTTCCAGTCACTCCCAGTGAAGCCGTTTTAGGTGGACAGGTAGAAGCACCAACTCTTGATGGCCCCGTAAAAATGACCATTCCCTCCGGCGTGAGGTCTGGTCAAAGATTCCGTTTAGCAAACAAAGGCTATCCCAACGACAACGGTAAACGTGGTGACCAATTAGTTGAAATTCAAATACTTACCCCTAAAACTATTAGTGCTGAAGAACGGGAACTGTATGAAAAATTGCGGGAAATTGAAACTTTTAAACCCCGTGCAGATTTAATAGATTAGGCATGACGCTTAATCAAAAATATAAAAATTAGGGAAATGAAAGATTTTCTCTTGATTATTAGTGTAATTTTTACACCAGCATAAATGCCAGATATAGCAATCTCAAATCATTTTTGAACCGCTAAAAATGATAAATTAATACTGAATAAAAAATTTTAGATAAAAAACAAAATTTAAATAGGGTTGCTATTGCATGAATTTCAAGTATATCCAGGAAAAATTTGCACCTATGATCAAAGTCATATCTACAGTTCTTATATCCAGCGCTATTGGGTTAGAACTGTGGAATATTTATGCAATTACCCATAATATTCAAGTACCAAGTAGCCTCACTCCCATTTTTTGGTTTGAGCGTTTTGCTGTCTCTTGCCATTTAGTTGAAGCAATGATCGCAGGTTTCTATGCACCTTCCAGAAAGCAGCTGCCCATAAAATACGCTACTTATACTTTTTTTGTCGGTACTGTTGGTTTACTGGAATTATTTAATCAGTCTAAAGAATAGCTGCAATTATTAATTTTTGAAATTAACGTAGGATGCGTTACTAACGCATCCTACTTTGATTTTTTATCTATATAAGGGCAAATAAAATTCGCCAGGACAGAGCAATATTTTGACTGTTTTAAGTAAAGATTATGCGTTGTTTAGGTTCAGGAATTTGACGACCTAATTTTTTAGCAGTTTCAACCCATTCTTTCATAATAATTTCTGTATTTTTCAGTGCTTCTTGATAAGTTTGTCCATCAGCAGCACATCCTGGTAATTCTGGAACTTCAGCAATAAAGGCTTGGTCTTCTTTACTCCAGTAGAGAATTATTTCATAACGAAGGTTCATTTTTAGTTCCTAACTGGTATTTCAGAATGACTGCACGGACTAATTTAATTTGGTAGGCTTTGGCTTTGCCATTATGGTGTTGTAAGTTTAATATTTCTTCAACACCTTGTTTGGTAAAAATGTAATGTCCGCCACGAATATTTTCATCAAAGCCTAGTCTAGTTAAAAGTTGCCATAGTTGGGCAAAAGGGATTGCTGTATCAGATATCCCCGATAGGATTTTCGCTAAAAGTGGATCTGGTTGACTCACGAGTTTGAGATGATTTGACTGTATTCTATAGTGTCATATTTATAGAATACTGTCCTTATATAAGTGCGATCGCTGGCTTTGGCAATTGTATAATCACTGATCACCGCTATCCGCATTATCTCACCCCAGTTTTTTCTTGAGCTAAATATAGTTTAAAATTTCGGGTTGTCATACTGGAAACGCTTGTGGAGTCAGGAAAAGCTGCTTGTGCGATCGCCTCAACGAAATTGAGATCCCCGACTTTGGGAAAAAGTCGGGGATCTGGGAAGTAACCGTTGCTGAAGTAGCAATGCTTTTCGTGCGTTACTTCTGCTGTCTATTCATCAGAAGAACTTCCATCTCGCCTTCCTAGTTCATAAATACCAGAAGAAATACAAGCAAGTATTCCTGTACTAATTCCCCAACTACGACCTAAACTGATTTCAACACCCCAGTAAACTAAAGCGCCTACTATCAAAAACGGCACAATACTAAACAAGGAAGCGTAGAAAGCGTTTTGGGATTCTCTGGCTTTACGAGTTTTCTCAAATTCTGATTGACTGGTGTAGAGCGATCGTTCAGCGAAGTTAAACCAACGATTTAGCTGCACAATTACCCATTCACTAACTCGTGAAAAAGCTAAATATAATGCCAAAGACCACAAACTCGCTCCAGCGATCGCAATTTTATCCAATTCAAACTGGAAAGGCAAAAGTTCTGTCAGCATAGCTTGTTGTCGCAAATGCCTAATTTTAGCGTTAAAGCTGGGATCGATGCTCAATTAGCAGTTGCATCAATT contains the following coding sequences:
- a CDS encoding type II toxin-antitoxin system HicB family antitoxin, producing MNLRYEIILYWSKEDQAFIAEVPELPGCAADGQTYQEALKNTEIIMKEWVETAKKLGRQIPEPKQRIIFT
- a CDS encoding DnaJ C-terminal domain-containing protein; the encoded protein is MQNLQNFRDYYEILGVPKEASSEEIKKVYRRLARQYHPDLNPGNKEAEEKFKDIGEAYEILSDTAKRAQYDQFSRYWKQKGFNKQTPKAKTWGDNRNNNRNNQEVDPSQFPDFESFINQVIGVGNGKSSRNGAANNTNNDPFRATKSRVEYTVPKSQPRPARRDIEARLTLPLEKAYVGGNERIRLEDGRSLEVSMPPGMVTGQTIRLRNQGIGGGDLYLKITVEPHPLFKLDGSNIFCQVPVTPSEAVLGGQVEAPTLDGPVKMTIPSGVRSGQRFRLANKGYPNDNGKRGDQLVEIQILTPKTISAEERELYEKLREIETFKPRADLID
- a CDS encoding toxin HicA: MSQPDPLLAKILSGISDTAIPFAQLWQLLTRLGFDENIRGGHYIFTKQGVEEILNLQHHNGKAKAYQIKLVRAVILKYQLGTKNEPSL